A window from Paucidesulfovibrio gracilis DSM 16080 encodes these proteins:
- a CDS encoding PilZ domain-containing protein — MSEDKRRRSRVKAGFEASLVVDGKAVPVRTRDVSLKGALLSCDKEFTEGTPCELRLGLGPGLRLSMDARVARATDHGLAIEFQAMDDQSFTHLLQIVRLNADDADAIEDELADPAFDKNAVL, encoded by the coding sequence ATGAGTGAGGACAAGCGCCGTCGCAGTCGCGTTAAGGCGGGATTTGAAGCATCGCTGGTAGTGGACGGAAAGGCTGTGCCGGTCCGCACGCGGGACGTGAGCCTCAAGGGGGCGCTGCTGTCCTGCGACAAGGAATTCACGGAAGGCACGCCTTGCGAACTGCGCCTCGGGCTTGGGCCGGGACTTCGGCTTTCCATGGATGCACGCGTGGCCCGGGCCACGGATCATGGTCTGGCCATTGAGTTTCAGGCCATGGATGATCAAAGCTTTACGCATTTGCTCCAAATTGTGCGGCTCAATGCCGATGATGCGGACGCCATAGAAGACGAGTTGGCGGATCCGGCCTTTGACAAAAACGCCGTACTGTAA
- a CDS encoding DUF3592 domain-containing protein: MPVMDGLFRFSLLLLFVPILLGAILGCGLTWAGLRRRMAMRSWLPVEVAILSGRVEEQEHRGWYFIKTRTWDFVIDYEYTHQGQTHQAEARLQADVPGGPEPDPQVLDNAVAQARQRLLDRLADLRVNPEDPSQTAWTTEPAGRATLRLTLFGLTALASLAVLISLFSS, translated from the coding sequence ATGCCGGTAATGGACGGCCTGTTCCGGTTCAGCCTGCTGCTCCTGTTCGTTCCCATACTGCTGGGGGCGATCCTGGGTTGCGGGTTGACCTGGGCAGGTCTCCGCCGCCGCATGGCCATGCGTTCCTGGCTTCCGGTGGAAGTGGCCATCCTTTCCGGTCGTGTGGAGGAACAGGAGCACCGGGGCTGGTATTTCATCAAAACCCGGACCTGGGATTTCGTCATTGACTACGAATATACTCACCAGGGCCAAACCCATCAGGCCGAGGCTCGTCTGCAAGCGGATGTTCCGGGCGGTCCGGAGCCGGATCCGCAGGTGCTCGACAATGCCGTGGCCCAGGCCCGACAACGGCTGCTGGACCGCCTCGCGGACCTGCGCGTCAACCCGGAGGATCCTTCGCAGACTGCCTGGACCACCGAGCCTGCGGGCCGCGCCACCCTGCGGCTGACGCTTTTCGGTCTGACCGCGCTCGCATCCCTGGCCGTGTTGATCTCGCTTTTTTCCAGCTGA
- the serB gene encoding phosphoserine phosphatase SerB — protein MRDIILIHITGGDKPGVTAELSQVLAEYGVDILDIGQVVIHNFLTLGILIRIPPEAEAAPIVKDILFKAHEMGVSLRLHPLEEDKYESWVQAQGKARHIVTLLGRRITAVHLQAVTSALSGNGLNIDTIHRLSGRVPVTGELPRQACVEFTVRGTPDDNEALRQSFLDISARLGVDIAYQEDNVFRRNRRLVAFDMDSTLIQAEVIDELADRAGVGEQVAAITEAAMRGELDFQQSLRKRLALLKGLDASVLEDVAAKLPLSEGAERLISNLRRVGYKIAILSGGFTFFGERLAERLGIDYVHANELEIVDGKLTGNVVGEIVDGARKAELLRTIATKEGISLQQVIAVGDGANDLPMLGLAGLGVAFHAKPKVKKGAGHAISTMGLDSILYLIGVRDREALPGD, from the coding sequence ATGCGCGACATCATACTTATACACATCACCGGCGGGGACAAACCCGGCGTCACGGCAGAACTGAGCCAGGTGCTGGCCGAGTACGGCGTGGATATCCTCGACATCGGCCAGGTGGTGATTCACAATTTTTTGACCCTGGGCATTTTGATCCGCATTCCGCCCGAGGCCGAGGCCGCGCCCATCGTCAAGGACATCCTGTTCAAGGCGCACGAGATGGGCGTTTCCCTGCGGCTCCATCCATTGGAAGAGGACAAATACGAATCCTGGGTCCAGGCCCAGGGTAAGGCGCGCCACATTGTCACGCTTTTGGGCCGCCGCATCACTGCGGTGCATCTCCAGGCCGTGACCAGTGCTCTGTCCGGCAACGGTCTGAACATCGACACCATCCACCGGCTTTCGGGTCGGGTTCCCGTCACCGGGGAGTTGCCCCGCCAGGCCTGCGTGGAATTCACCGTGCGCGGCACTCCCGACGACAACGAGGCGCTACGGCAGTCTTTTTTGGATATTTCCGCCCGCCTTGGCGTGGACATCGCCTACCAGGAGGACAACGTGTTCCGCCGCAACCGGCGGCTTGTGGCCTTTGATATGGACTCCACCCTGATCCAGGCCGAGGTCATCGACGAACTGGCGGACCGGGCCGGCGTCGGCGAACAGGTGGCCGCCATCACGGAAGCGGCCATGCGTGGGGAGCTGGATTTTCAACAAAGCCTGCGCAAGCGGTTGGCCCTGCTCAAGGGGCTGGACGCCTCGGTGCTGGAGGATGTGGCCGCAAAGCTGCCCCTATCCGAAGGCGCGGAGCGGCTCATCTCGAATCTGCGGCGCGTGGGGTATAAGATCGCTATTTTGTCCGGCGGATTCACGTTTTTCGGCGAGCGGCTGGCCGAACGGCTGGGCATCGATTACGTGCATGCCAACGAACTGGAGATCGTGGACGGCAAGCTCACGGGCAACGTGGTGGGCGAGATCGTGGACGGCGCGCGCAAGGCCGAACTGCTCCGCACCATCGCGACGAAGGAGGGCATCAGCCTGCAACAGGTCATTGCCGTGGGGGACGGTGCCAACGATTTGCCCATGCTCGGACTGGCCGGACTCGGCGTGGCCTTCCACGCCAAGCCCAAGGTCAAAAAAGGCGCGGGACACGCCATTTCCACCATGGGACTGGATTCCATCCTCTACCTCATCGGCGTGCGCGACCGCGAAGCCCTGCCCGGAGATTGA
- the atpE gene encoding ATP synthase F0 subunit C translates to MKLVKVLFATMAMVLTASMAFAADAGVASSIAYATALGMGIAAGLCGIGQGLGLKAACEGTARNPEASGKITVTLILGLAFVESLAIYALVVNLILLFANPMVG, encoded by the coding sequence ATGAAACTCGTGAAAGTCCTGTTTGCTACCATGGCTATGGTTCTCACCGCTTCCATGGCGTTCGCCGCCGACGCTGGCGTTGCCAGCTCCATCGCTTACGCCACCGCCCTCGGCATGGGCATCGCCGCCGGTCTCTGCGGCATCGGTCAGGGTCTGGGCCTGAAGGCCGCTTGCGAAGGCACCGCCCGCAACCCCGAGGCTTCCGGTAAGATCACCGTGACCCTGATCCTGGGTCTGGCCTTTGTTGAGTCTCTGGCCATTTACGCCCTGGTTGTGAACCTGATCCTGCTCTTCGCCAACCCGATGGTCGGCTAA
- a CDS encoding NmrA family NAD(P)-binding protein has translation MSRILITGATETVGRTALDILMEKGADVVAAAPNEDSAESLRQSGAEVRILDQDDPDSLAKAMEGVERLFLFLTLHQDMRARGSRLLRTAKEAGVSYVVRSSIIGADANAHYQLGKVHGGVDGEIEVLGFDYAVLRPSTWMQIYLRYAPLLKETGVLPMPDGKERTGFVDARDVGGCVAEALLRPEDFAGTVSMVTGPEALDNHEVAAILSKVSGREITYQGGDIEATGLYLESLGIPEWDIHMILSLHRYARNGYTGFLTQAVEHFTGRPAKTFQAFAEEHAHIWK, from the coding sequence ATGAGCAGGATTCTGATCACCGGAGCTACGGAAACCGTAGGGCGCACCGCCCTGGACATTCTCATGGAAAAAGGCGCGGACGTGGTGGCAGCGGCGCCGAACGAGGACAGCGCGGAGTCGTTGCGCCAAAGTGGAGCCGAAGTCCGCATCCTGGACCAGGACGACCCCGACAGCCTGGCCAAGGCCATGGAAGGAGTGGAGCGGTTGTTCCTGTTCCTGACGCTGCACCAGGACATGCGCGCACGCGGCTCCCGCTTGTTGCGCACGGCCAAGGAGGCCGGGGTTTCCTACGTGGTGCGCTCGTCCATCATCGGTGCGGACGCCAACGCCCATTATCAGCTCGGCAAGGTCCATGGCGGCGTGGACGGGGAAATTGAAGTGCTCGGGTTCGACTACGCTGTGCTGCGGCCTTCCACATGGATGCAAATTTATCTGCGCTATGCTCCGCTGCTCAAGGAAACCGGCGTGCTGCCCATGCCGGACGGCAAGGAGCGCACCGGGTTTGTGGACGCACGGGACGTGGGCGGCTGCGTGGCCGAAGCCCTGCTCCGACCTGAGGACTTCGCCGGCACAGTGAGCATGGTTACCGGCCCGGAAGCCCTGGACAACCACGAGGTGGCCGCCATCCTCAGCAAGGTCAGCGGACGGGAGATCACCTACCAGGGCGGGGATATCGAAGCCACGGGTCTGTATCTGGAATCCCTGGGCATTCCCGAGTGGGACATCCATATGATCCTGAGCCTGCACCGCTATGCCCGCAACGGGTACACCGGATTCCTGACCCAGGCCGTGGAACATTTCACTGGTCGGCCCGCAAAAACGTTCCAAGCCTTTGCCGAGGAACACGCCCACATCTGGAAATAA
- the atpB gene encoding F0F1 ATP synthase subunit A, which yields MAGGLPHPLIIFRELNIALGADPTVAAGSPLDPMLYPVPTHVWFTWLAMAILVIAGLLVRRKLTLVPGGLQNFFELIIGGLEDFVVANIGEKGRQFMPILVSIFLFVLTMNYLGLIPGCDAPTANVNTNAAMAIFVFLYYNYVGIKTWKAGYIKHFLGPMPVLAPLMLVLELISHCARPLSLTLRLLGNIRGEEIVLVLLFTLAPVVSTLPMYFLFILAKSIQAVIFFMLTMIYLKGAVEHAH from the coding sequence ATGGCAGGTGGTTTGCCGCATCCCCTGATTATCTTCAGGGAACTCAACATCGCGCTCGGGGCGGATCCCACGGTTGCAGCAGGCAGCCCATTGGACCCCATGCTCTACCCCGTGCCGACGCATGTGTGGTTTACGTGGTTGGCAATGGCGATCTTGGTCATTGCCGGGCTTCTGGTTCGACGGAAACTGACCCTTGTTCCGGGCGGACTGCAAAACTTTTTTGAACTTATTATTGGTGGCCTGGAAGACTTCGTCGTGGCCAACATCGGAGAAAAGGGACGGCAGTTCATGCCCATCCTGGTCTCCATCTTCCTGTTCGTGCTGACCATGAACTATCTGGGTCTCATCCCCGGATGTGACGCGCCTACCGCGAACGTCAACACCAACGCGGCAATGGCGATCTTTGTCTTTCTTTATTACAACTACGTCGGCATCAAAACCTGGAAGGCCGGATACATCAAGCACTTCCTCGGACCCATGCCCGTGCTGGCTCCGTTGATGCTCGTACTCGAACTCATCTCCCACTGCGCCCGCCCGCTTTCGCTTACTCTGCGTCTGCTCGGCAACATCCGCGGTGAGGAAATCGTTCTGGTGCTGCTCTTTACGTTGGCTCCGGTGGTCTCCACCCTGCCCATGTACTTCCTGTTTATCCTGGCTAAGTCCATTCAGGCGGTGATCTTCTTCATGCTCACCATGATCTACCTGAAGGGCGCTGTTGAGCACGCCCACTGA
- a CDS encoding AtpZ/AtpI family protein, with the protein MAFFKGDRHRELLDQLSTAGTIGLHLVCSTFVGLAIGWYLDKWLGTKPWLLLVMLLFGIVAGFRNVVYEVQRIQKADAELDARGRRGQDKEPKDKDGDGNNVS; encoded by the coding sequence ATGGCCTTTTTCAAGGGTGACAGGCACCGGGAGCTGCTGGACCAGCTTTCCACCGCCGGAACCATCGGCCTGCATCTGGTCTGCTCCACCTTCGTGGGCTTGGCCATAGGCTGGTATCTGGATAAGTGGCTGGGAACCAAGCCCTGGCTGCTGCTGGTGATGTTGCTCTTCGGCATCGTGGCGGGCTTCCGCAACGTGGTGTACGAAGTGCAACGCATCCAAAAGGCCGACGCGGAACTGGACGCGCGCGGGAGGCGCGGACAGGACAAAGAGCCGAAAGACAAAGACGGGGATGGGAACAATGTTTCGTAA
- the eno gene encoding phosphopyruvate hydratase, translating to MSLISAIWAREILDSRGNPTVEVEVVYESGASGRAAVPSGASTGSREALELRDGDKNRFGGKGVTQAVQNVQEELASIVIGMDGLRQVTLDNEMLEFDGTENKSRLGANAILGVSMANARAAANFLGLPLYQYLGGVNAKLLPVPMMNIINGGQHAPNNLDIQEFMIMPLGAETFADALRMGAETFHALKSILSKDGHVTSVGDEGGFAPNLQSHAEAFEYITRAIEAAGYEPGRQIALAIDAAASEFFDKDKNRYVLAGENLELTSSELTAFYEDLAGRFPLISIEDGLAEGDWEGWEEHTARLGDRIQLVGDDVFVTNPDILAEGIDRGVANSILIKLNQIGSLTETLDTIELAKQAGYTTVVSHRSGETEDAFIADLAVAVNAGQIKTGSLCRSDRLAKYNQLLRIEEELDEDGIYYGPILAESWFGED from the coding sequence ATGAGTCTCATTTCTGCGATTTGGGCCAGGGAAATCCTGGATTCCCGCGGCAACCCCACCGTCGAGGTGGAAGTGGTCTACGAATCCGGCGCTTCGGGTCGGGCGGCCGTGCCTTCGGGCGCGTCCACAGGCTCCCGCGAAGCTCTGGAGCTGCGCGACGGCGATAAAAACCGTTTCGGCGGCAAAGGTGTGACCCAGGCCGTGCAAAACGTGCAGGAAGAGCTGGCCAGCATCGTCATCGGCATGGACGGCCTGCGCCAGGTCACCCTGGATAACGAAATGCTCGAATTCGACGGCACCGAGAACAAATCCCGCCTGGGCGCCAACGCCATCCTGGGCGTGTCCATGGCCAATGCCCGAGCCGCCGCCAATTTCCTGGGCCTGCCCCTGTACCAATATCTGGGCGGGGTCAACGCCAAGCTCCTGCCCGTCCCCATGATGAACATCATCAACGGTGGGCAGCACGCGCCCAACAATCTGGACATCCAGGAATTCATGATCATGCCCCTGGGCGCGGAAACCTTTGCGGACGCGCTGCGCATGGGTGCGGAGACCTTTCACGCCCTGAAGTCCATCCTGAGCAAGGACGGCCATGTCACCAGCGTGGGGGACGAAGGTGGGTTCGCGCCGAACCTCCAGTCCCATGCCGAGGCCTTTGAATACATCACCCGGGCCATTGAGGCCGCCGGGTATGAGCCGGGCAGACAAATCGCCCTGGCCATTGACGCGGCCGCCAGCGAATTTTTCGATAAGGACAAAAACCGCTACGTGCTTGCGGGAGAGAATCTGGAACTGACCTCCTCGGAGCTGACCGCGTTCTACGAGGATCTGGCCGGGCGCTTCCCCCTCATCTCCATCGAAGACGGTCTGGCCGAAGGCGATTGGGAAGGCTGGGAGGAACACACCGCCCGCCTGGGCGACCGTATCCAGCTGGTGGGCGACGACGTGTTCGTGACCAACCCGGACATCCTGGCCGAGGGCATTGACCGGGGCGTGGCCAACTCCATCCTCATCAAGCTGAACCAGATCGGCTCGCTCACGGAAACCCTGGACACCATCGAACTGGCCAAACAGGCCGGATACACCACTGTGGTTTCCCACCGCTCGGGCGAGACCGAGGACGCCTTTATCGCGGATCTGGCCGTGGCCGTGAACGCCGGGCAGATCAAGACCGGCTCCCTGTGCCGCTCGGACCGTCTGGCCAAATACAACCAGCTCCTGCGCATCGAAGAGGAGCTGGACGAGGACGGCATCTACTACGGACCCATTCTTGCCGAATCCTGGTTCGGCGAAGACTAA
- the folD gene encoding bifunctional methylenetetrahydrofolate dehydrogenase/methenyltetrahydrofolate cyclohydrolase FolD — translation MTTILDGKQTAATIRAEVREEVAALQAEHGRAPGLAVILVGEDPASQVYVRNKERACAEAGVVSMPHKLAADTDQPTLEQLIRDLNADPAVDGILLQLPLPKGLDSQKLLDMIDPDKDVDGFHPVSVGRLALGLPGFRSCTPAGVMELLSRYDIDPAGKKAVIVGRSNIVGKPLALLLMQGWKGGNATVEVCHTRTPDLKKECLDADIVIAAVGVPGLVTGEMIRPGAVVVDVGINRTDEGLRGDVDFASAREKASAITPVPGGVGPMTIAMLLKNTIQAFKLHQGID, via the coding sequence ATGACAACCATACTTGATGGAAAACAAACCGCTGCCACCATCCGCGCCGAGGTGCGCGAGGAAGTGGCCGCACTCCAGGCCGAACATGGCCGCGCTCCCGGGCTGGCCGTGATCCTGGTGGGCGAGGATCCCGCCTCCCAGGTCTACGTGCGCAACAAGGAACGCGCCTGCGCCGAGGCGGGTGTGGTCTCCATGCCGCACAAGCTGGCCGCGGACACGGATCAACCGACCCTGGAACAGCTCATCCGCGACCTCAATGCGGATCCGGCCGTGGACGGCATCCTGCTCCAGTTGCCCCTGCCCAAGGGGCTGGACTCCCAAAAACTTTTGGACATGATCGACCCGGACAAGGACGTGGACGGATTCCACCCCGTGAGCGTGGGACGGCTGGCCCTGGGCCTGCCGGGATTTCGCTCCTGCACGCCCGCCGGGGTCATGGAACTGCTCTCGCGCTACGACATTGACCCGGCCGGGAAAAAGGCCGTTATCGTGGGCCGTTCCAACATCGTGGGGAAACCCCTGGCCCTCTTGCTCATGCAGGGGTGGAAGGGCGGCAACGCCACGGTGGAGGTCTGCCACACCCGCACCCCGGATCTGAAGAAAGAGTGTCTGGACGCGGACATCGTCATTGCGGCCGTGGGCGTGCCCGGACTGGTTACCGGTGAGATGATCCGGCCCGGCGCCGTGGTGGTGGATGTGGGAATCAACCGCACGGACGAAGGCCTGCGCGGGGACGTGGACTTTGCATCGGCCAGGGAAAAGGCCTCGGCCATCACTCCGGTTCCCGGAGGCGTCGGTCCCATGACCATTGCCATGTTGTTGAAAAACACGATCCAGGCCTTCAAACTGCATCAGGGAATCGACTGA
- a CDS encoding redox-sensing transcriptional repressor Rex codes for MGRKSLKSEHIPKATIGRLAVYIQVLERLKSEGTDVISSENLAQACSVNSSQIRKDLAYFGEFGVRGVGYYVQELITSIKQSLGVDRIWNCCIVGVGNLGRALLRHGEFKSKGFNIKVAFDCDPYKIGEIVEGLEVICTRKTRNLVSEQKLEIGIITTPPERAQRAANYLVEAGIKGIINYAPSRIDVPDHIPLEYVDFIHHFYALAFHINLGRAAE; via the coding sequence ATGGGGCGCAAGTCATTGAAAAGTGAACATATTCCCAAGGCCACCATCGGCCGTCTCGCTGTCTATATCCAAGTTCTGGAACGGCTCAAGAGTGAAGGCACGGATGTCATCTCCTCAGAGAATCTGGCCCAGGCATGCTCCGTAAACTCCTCCCAGATTCGAAAGGATCTTGCGTATTTTGGAGAGTTCGGCGTGCGCGGCGTCGGCTACTACGTGCAGGAGCTGATTACCTCCATCAAGCAATCCCTGGGTGTGGACCGCATCTGGAATTGCTGCATCGTGGGCGTGGGCAATCTCGGCCGTGCCCTGCTGCGCCACGGCGAGTTCAAAAGCAAGGGCTTCAACATCAAAGTCGCCTTTGATTGCGACCCTTACAAGATCGGAGAGATCGTGGAAGGGCTGGAGGTCATCTGCACACGCAAGACCCGGAACCTCGTCTCCGAACAGAAACTGGAAATTGGCATCATCACCACACCACCCGAACGCGCCCAACGCGCCGCCAACTATCTGGTGGAGGCAGGCATCAAAGGGATCATCAACTACGCACCTTCGCGCATTGACGTCCCTGACCATATCCCCCTTGAATATGTGGATTTCATCCACCATTTCTACGCCCTTGCCTTCCATATCAATCTGGGCCGGGCAGCCGAATAA
- a CDS encoding MFS transporter has product MTTSQRADLACALFATICVTATLYAPQPLLPVLAQQYGLGKATASLAVTMALLPLALAPVGYGMLLESLPACRLARLAIVGLVAGHAGVCLAPSWGWLLGARLLQGLMAPAALTSMMTLVAGRCEPSRLRRVMSMYIATTIMGGFSGRFFAGLLGGLFTWRVPFMVLGVLLVLAFVLLRRLDTEGATGFSRPDFRHVRAALARPDFILAYCMIFCGFFSFTALLNYLPFRLAELAGGVFPTQTGSMYMGYLVGISTSVAAPRIISALGGETRAFLAGLGVIVLALGAFLSTETWVLFSALFPFCAGFFLMQTVGPTFVNTRAKEHRGVVNGLYISFYYAGGTLGSFAPGLVYHSYGWNAFLGLVLTMLLLAAFFAVRLCRTTRA; this is encoded by the coding sequence GTGACCACATCGCAACGCGCGGACTTGGCCTGCGCCCTGTTCGCCACCATCTGCGTCACCGCGACCCTGTACGCGCCGCAGCCGCTCCTGCCCGTGCTGGCCCAGCAATACGGCCTGGGCAAGGCCACCGCTTCCCTGGCCGTGACCATGGCGTTACTGCCTCTGGCCCTGGCCCCGGTGGGCTACGGCATGTTGTTGGAATCACTGCCCGCCTGCCGCTTGGCGCGCTTGGCCATTGTGGGATTGGTGGCGGGGCATGCGGGCGTGTGCCTGGCGCCTTCCTGGGGGTGGCTCCTGGGAGCGCGTCTGTTGCAGGGGCTGATGGCTCCGGCCGCGCTTACATCCATGATGACCCTGGTGGCGGGCCGATGCGAGCCGTCCCGTCTGCGGCGGGTCATGTCCATGTATATCGCCACAACCATTATGGGCGGTTTTTCCGGCCGGTTTTTTGCCGGTCTGCTGGGCGGCCTGTTCACCTGGCGCGTTCCCTTCATGGTCTTGGGCGTGCTCCTGGTGCTGGCCTTTGTGCTGCTGCGCCGTCTGGACACCGAAGGAGCGACGGGATTTTCCCGGCCCGATTTCCGGCATGTGCGCGCGGCCCTGGCCAGGCCCGACTTCATTCTGGCTTACTGCATGATCTTTTGCGGATTCTTTTCTTTTACCGCTCTGCTGAACTATCTGCCCTTCCGTCTTGCCGAGCTGGCGGGCGGTGTCTTTCCCACCCAGACCGGCAGCATGTACATGGGCTATCTGGTGGGCATCAGCACATCGGTGGCGGCTCCGCGCATCATCTCCGCGCTCGGGGGCGAGACGCGCGCTTTTCTGGCTGGACTCGGCGTTATCGTCCTGGCTCTGGGCGCCTTTCTCAGCACCGAAACATGGGTGCTTTTCTCCGCTCTTTTCCCGTTTTGCGCTGGTTTCTTTCTCATGCAAACCGTGGGGCCGACCTTTGTGAACACCCGGGCCAAGGAGCACCGGGGCGTGGTCAACGGTCTATACATCTCCTTCTACTATGCGGGCGGCACCCTGGGATCCTTTGCTCCGGGGCTTGTGTACCACTCCTATGGCTGGAATGCGTTCCTGGGGCTGGTCCTGACCATGTTGCTTTTAGCGGCTTTTTTCGCGGTCAGGCTTTGCAGAACCACCCGGGCGTGA
- a CDS encoding ATP synthase subunit I, with protein MFRKLEAMLYKRGFTHPQVRAMVRNQLVLATLSILTVNGLTLFSVWGWSFAAGCLLMTVNFWWMAKAGQKLVSAQKGAVTALLILFYGRMALTGLALFALIAWLDASVSGLLVGLSTVVVNAITWGTANYMQKAKEA; from the coding sequence ATGTTTCGTAAACTCGAGGCCATGCTCTACAAGCGCGGATTCACGCATCCGCAGGTGCGCGCCATGGTGCGCAACCAGCTTGTGCTGGCCACGCTCTCCATCCTCACCGTCAACGGCCTGACCTTGTTCTCGGTCTGGGGCTGGTCCTTTGCGGCCGGGTGCCTGTTGATGACCGTGAACTTCTGGTGGATGGCCAAAGCCGGGCAAAAGCTCGTCTCCGCCCAAAAAGGGGCGGTGACCGCGCTGCTGATTCTTTTCTATGGCCGAATGGCACTGACCGGACTGGCCCTGTTCGCGCTCATCGCGTGGCTCGATGCCTCTGTGTCCGGATTGTTGGTGGGGCTTTCCACGGTGGTGGTCAACGCTATTACCTGGGGTACTGCCAATTACATGCAAAAAGCGAAGGAGGCGTAA